The Bombus fervidus isolate BK054 chromosome 6, iyBomFerv1, whole genome shotgun sequence genome contains a region encoding:
- the LOC139988359 gene encoding NAD kinase 2, mitochondrial isoform X1, which yields MTTLNHLRRRSARAVQFLQPHKYNASNNLRLFFRNESSFVPKRVLIVAKLSRYHFEKLREPNLSDEQLKFKLLERGSDYDTMIASHIATKHVKHQVIEVLKKLNIEYKIINRENLDRSNFIWADLILPIGGDGTFLLASNMIFDDKKPIIGINSFPERSEGYLMLSPKYTTRIPEIFEMLKAGHYNVVMRRRIRTTIKGDNIWDPPFHTHEKGRVVGEEKFYTQDLKQEISNKLPKQRRLPWLALNEVFIAEILSARISNLLINVNNEEKYHLVRSSGLCVSTGTGSTSWYRSINTVSPQVVKEILSLLDKKQIDNEKIEKISSTFNAGLSFHAEELKLCYSVRDMMVNSMWPTPKCLQPRGFCKKLTVISQCYDAGLVLDGGIAVPFNFGTTAVLETYPEDSLRALTLPD from the exons ATGACGACTCTCAATCATCTTCGAAGAAGATCTGCCA gaGCTGTGCAATTTTTACAACCGCATAAGTACAATGCTTCCAATAATCTTAGGTTATTCTTCCGAAATGAATCGAGCTTCGTACCGAAGCGAGTGCTCATTGTGGCAAAATTGTCACGATATCATTTTGAAAAACTACGAGAACCAAACTTGAGTGACGAACAATTAAAGTTTAAATTATTGGAAAGGGGTTCTGATTATGATACAATGATAGCTAGCCATATAGCAACCAAACATGTAAAACATCAAGTGATCGAAGTCTTGAAGAAActgaatatagaatataaaataataaatag AGAAAATCTAGAcagatcaaattttatttgggCTGATTTAATTCTTCCGATTGGTGGCGATGGGACGTTTCTGTTGGCGTCAAATATGATATTCGACGACAAGAAACCAATAATTGGTATTAATTCGTTCCCGGAAAGATCGGAGGGGTATCTTATGTTATCTCCGAAATATACGACAAGGATAcctgaaattttcgaaatgcTAAAAGCAGGTCATTACAACGTAGTAATGAGACGAAGAATTCGTACGACGATAAAGGGAGATAATATTTGGGACCCTCCTTTCCACACGCACGAAAAAGGTCGCGTTGTAGGTGaagaaaa ATTTTATACACAAGATCTGAAgcaagaaatatcaaataagtTACCAAAACAAAGACGTTTACCTTGGTTGGCATTAAATGAA GTATTTATAGCAGAAATACTTTCTGCTAGAATAagtaatttacttataaatgtaaataatgaaGAGAAATATCATTTGGTAAGAAGTTCTGGCTTGTGTGTTAGCACAGGAACAGGATCAACATCTTGGTATAGATCTATAAATACTGTTAGTCCACAAGtagtaaaagaaatattgagccttttagataaaaaacaaattgataatgaaaagattgaaaaaatcTCTTCTACTTTCAATGCTGGTTTATCTTTTCATGCAG agGAATTAAAATTGTGTTATTCTGTAAGAGATATGATGGTAAATAGTATGTGGCCTACACCAAAGTGTCTGCAACCTCGTGGATTTTGTAAAAAGCTAACAGTAATATCACAATGTTACGATGCTGGTTTAGTCCTTGATGGTGGCATAGCAGTACCATTCAATTTTGGAACTACTGCAGTATTGGAGACTTATCCTGAAGATTCTTTACGAGCACTAACCCTTCCAGATTGA
- the LOC139988359 gene encoding NAD kinase 2, mitochondrial isoform X2 produces the protein MIASHIATKHVKHQVIEVLKKLNIEYKIINRENLDRSNFIWADLILPIGGDGTFLLASNMIFDDKKPIIGINSFPERSEGYLMLSPKYTTRIPEIFEMLKAGHYNVVMRRRIRTTIKGDNIWDPPFHTHEKGRVVGEEKFYTQDLKQEISNKLPKQRRLPWLALNEVFIAEILSARISNLLINVNNEEKYHLVRSSGLCVSTGTGSTSWYRSINTVSPQVVKEILSLLDKKQIDNEKIEKISSTFNAGLSFHAEELKLCYSVRDMMVNSMWPTPKCLQPRGFCKKLTVISQCYDAGLVLDGGIAVPFNFGTTAVLETYPEDSLRALTLPD, from the exons ATGATAGCTAGCCATATAGCAACCAAACATGTAAAACATCAAGTGATCGAAGTCTTGAAGAAActgaatatagaatataaaataataaatag AGAAAATCTAGAcagatcaaattttatttgggCTGATTTAATTCTTCCGATTGGTGGCGATGGGACGTTTCTGTTGGCGTCAAATATGATATTCGACGACAAGAAACCAATAATTGGTATTAATTCGTTCCCGGAAAGATCGGAGGGGTATCTTATGTTATCTCCGAAATATACGACAAGGATAcctgaaattttcgaaatgcTAAAAGCAGGTCATTACAACGTAGTAATGAGACGAAGAATTCGTACGACGATAAAGGGAGATAATATTTGGGACCCTCCTTTCCACACGCACGAAAAAGGTCGCGTTGTAGGTGaagaaaa ATTTTATACACAAGATCTGAAgcaagaaatatcaaataagtTACCAAAACAAAGACGTTTACCTTGGTTGGCATTAAATGAA GTATTTATAGCAGAAATACTTTCTGCTAGAATAagtaatttacttataaatgtaaataatgaaGAGAAATATCATTTGGTAAGAAGTTCTGGCTTGTGTGTTAGCACAGGAACAGGATCAACATCTTGGTATAGATCTATAAATACTGTTAGTCCACAAGtagtaaaagaaatattgagccttttagataaaaaacaaattgataatgaaaagattgaaaaaatcTCTTCTACTTTCAATGCTGGTTTATCTTTTCATGCAG agGAATTAAAATTGTGTTATTCTGTAAGAGATATGATGGTAAATAGTATGTGGCCTACACCAAAGTGTCTGCAACCTCGTGGATTTTGTAAAAAGCTAACAGTAATATCACAATGTTACGATGCTGGTTTAGTCCTTGATGGTGGCATAGCAGTACCATTCAATTTTGGAACTACTGCAGTATTGGAGACTTATCCTGAAGATTCTTTACGAGCACTAACCCTTCCAGATTGA